The following coding sequences lie in one Paracidovorax avenae genomic window:
- a CDS encoding FecCD family ABC transporter permease, translating to MAAALVLAFAVDVSTGPSTFPLADVWAGLLRPGALPAEQRVILWEVRLPYAAMAVLVGASLGLAGAEMQTVLNNPLASPFTLGISAASAVGASVAVVSGLTLVAFGENLAVPLCAFAAATGATLLIQFLAWRFGATVDTVVLFGIALLFTFEALLWLLQFIADSNALQQIVFWTMGSLSRATWNKIGLVGAVFAFCGIWSARHAWSLTALRAGEDQARSFGVAVERLRLVTLLRVSLLAATALSFVGTIGFVGLVGPHIARLVVGEDHRYYLPGSALAGALMLAGASILSKALVPGVVLPIGIITALVGVPMFMALILARRRPA from the coding sequence ATGGCGGCGGCGCTCGTCCTGGCGTTCGCGGTGGACGTCTCCACCGGCCCGTCCACCTTTCCGCTGGCCGACGTCTGGGCCGGCCTGCTGCGGCCCGGCGCACTGCCCGCGGAGCAGCGCGTGATCCTCTGGGAGGTGCGCCTGCCCTATGCCGCCATGGCCGTGCTCGTGGGCGCGTCGCTGGGGCTGGCCGGCGCGGAGATGCAGACCGTGCTCAACAACCCGCTCGCCAGCCCGTTCACGCTGGGCATCTCGGCGGCCTCGGCCGTGGGAGCGTCCGTCGCCGTGGTCTCGGGCCTGACGCTGGTCGCGTTCGGCGAGAACCTGGCCGTGCCGCTGTGCGCCTTCGCCGCGGCCACCGGCGCCACGCTGCTCATCCAGTTCCTCGCCTGGCGCTTCGGCGCCACGGTGGACACGGTGGTGCTGTTCGGCATCGCGCTGCTGTTCACCTTCGAGGCGCTGCTGTGGCTGCTGCAGTTCATCGCCGACAGCAACGCGCTGCAGCAGATCGTGTTCTGGACCATGGGCAGCCTGTCGCGCGCCACCTGGAACAAGATCGGCCTGGTGGGTGCGGTGTTCGCGTTCTGCGGGATCTGGTCGGCGCGCCACGCCTGGTCGCTCACGGCGCTGCGCGCGGGCGAGGACCAGGCGCGCAGCTTCGGCGTGGCGGTGGAGCGGCTGCGGCTGGTGACGCTGCTGCGCGTGAGCCTGCTGGCAGCCACCGCGCTGTCGTTCGTGGGCACGATCGGCTTCGTCGGCCTGGTCGGGCCGCACATCGCGCGGCTGGTGGTGGGCGAAGACCACCGCTACTACCTGCCCGGCAGCGCGCTCGCGGGCGCGCTGATGCTCGCGGGCGCCTCCATCCTCAGCAAGGCGCTGGTGCCGGGCGTGGTGCTGCCGATCGGCATCATCACCGCGCTGGTGGGCGTGCCGATGTTCATGGCGCTGATCCTCGCGCGCAGGCGGCCGGCATGA
- the dkgB gene encoding 2,5-didehydrogluconate reductase DkgB — protein MQASASLSTQPPVPPFGMGTFRLKGQAAIDSVANALDLGYRHVDTAQIYGNEAEVGQAVAASGVARGDLYLTTKVWTDHLAASRLVPSLEESLEKLRTDHVDLALIHWPSPGGAVPLAESLEALAEARARGLARRIGVSNFTVSLLREAVAAVGADMIATNQIELHPYLQNRAVVDFARSQGIHITSYMTLGYGQMLQDAEIQAIAQECSATPAQVALAWAMQSGFAVIPSSTRREHLASNLRATQLRLEETHKQRIAALDRGGRLVNPEGLAPAWD, from the coding sequence ATGCAGGCATCCGCTTCCCTCTCCACGCAGCCGCCCGTGCCGCCTTTCGGCATGGGCACGTTCCGGCTCAAGGGCCAGGCCGCCATCGATTCGGTGGCGAATGCCCTCGACCTCGGCTACCGCCATGTGGACACCGCGCAGATCTACGGCAACGAGGCCGAGGTGGGCCAGGCGGTCGCCGCCAGCGGCGTGGCCCGGGGCGACCTCTACCTCACCACCAAGGTCTGGACCGACCATCTCGCCGCCAGCCGGCTCGTTCCCAGCCTGGAGGAAAGCCTCGAAAAGCTGCGCACGGACCATGTCGATCTGGCGCTGATCCACTGGCCCTCGCCCGGCGGTGCCGTGCCGCTGGCCGAAAGTCTGGAAGCGCTGGCCGAAGCGCGGGCCCGCGGGCTCGCACGGCGCATCGGCGTGTCGAACTTCACGGTGTCGCTCCTGCGCGAGGCGGTGGCCGCCGTGGGGGCAGACATGATCGCCACGAACCAGATCGAGCTGCACCCCTACCTGCAGAACCGGGCGGTGGTGGATTTCGCGCGCAGCCAGGGCATCCACATCACCTCCTACATGACGCTGGGCTACGGCCAGATGCTGCAGGATGCAGAGATCCAGGCGATCGCGCAGGAATGCAGCGCCACGCCGGCCCAGGTCGCGCTGGCATGGGCGATGCAGTCGGGCTTCGCCGTGATTCCTTCGTCCACGCGCCGCGAGCATCTGGCCTCCAACCTGCGCGCCACGCAGTTGCGGCTGGAGGAGACCCATAAGCAGCGCATCGCCGCGCTGGACCGCGGCGGCCGCCTGGTAAACCCGGAAGGGCTGGCGCCAGCCTGGGATTGA
- a CDS encoding MFS transporter, with the protein MPIALFALTLGAFAIGTTEFVIVGLLPTVAADLGIGLPSAGLLVSLYALGVAVGAPVLTALTGRLPRKALLLALMALFTAGNLLAWQAPGYGTLVAARVLTGLAHGVFFSIGSTIATGLVPREKAASAIATLFAGLTVALVTGVPLGTFIGQHFGWRETFLAVAGLGMLAFAGSALFVPRRIAHVPPASLLQQARVLAEPRLLLVYAKTAIGYGGTFIPFTFLAPILTGVSGFSESAVGWVMLVYGVSVAAGNLWGGRLADRLGPIAALRIIFALLAAVLLLLQFTAPHPWLAVGTVLLWGAVAFGNVPGLQLYVVRQAERVAPQAVDVASGLNIAAFNLGIAGAAWAGGLIVTHLGLMHTPWIGAVVVLGALALTQASGVLDARGGAAVRGGRPAAAGH; encoded by the coding sequence ATGCCCATTGCCCTGTTCGCGCTGACGCTCGGCGCCTTCGCCATCGGCACGACGGAATTCGTCATCGTCGGGCTGCTGCCCACCGTGGCCGCGGACCTCGGCATCGGCCTGCCCTCGGCCGGCCTGCTCGTCAGCCTGTATGCGCTGGGCGTGGCCGTCGGCGCCCCGGTGCTCACCGCGCTCACCGGCCGGCTGCCTCGCAAGGCCCTGCTGCTGGCGCTCATGGCGCTGTTCACCGCCGGCAACCTGCTGGCCTGGCAGGCCCCGGGCTACGGCACGCTGGTGGCCGCGCGCGTGCTCACCGGGCTCGCGCACGGCGTGTTCTTCTCGATCGGCTCGACCATCGCCACCGGCCTGGTGCCGCGGGAGAAGGCCGCCAGCGCCATCGCCACGCTGTTCGCGGGGCTCACGGTGGCGCTGGTCACCGGCGTGCCGCTGGGCACCTTCATCGGCCAGCACTTCGGCTGGCGCGAAACCTTCCTCGCCGTGGCGGGGCTCGGCATGCTGGCCTTCGCGGGCAGCGCGCTCTTCGTGCCGCGGCGCATCGCGCACGTGCCGCCGGCCTCGCTCCTGCAGCAGGCCCGCGTGCTGGCCGAGCCGCGGCTGCTGCTGGTCTATGCCAAGACGGCCATCGGCTACGGCGGCACCTTCATCCCGTTCACTTTCCTCGCGCCCATCCTGACCGGCGTGTCGGGTTTCAGCGAAAGCGCGGTGGGCTGGGTGATGCTGGTGTACGGTGTCTCGGTGGCCGCGGGCAACCTCTGGGGCGGCCGGCTGGCCGACCGCCTGGGGCCCATCGCCGCGCTGCGCATCATCTTCGCGCTGCTGGCCGCCGTGCTGCTGCTCCTGCAGTTCACCGCGCCGCATCCCTGGCTGGCCGTGGGCACGGTGCTGCTCTGGGGCGCGGTGGCCTTCGGCAACGTGCCGGGCCTGCAGCTGTACGTGGTGCGCCAGGCCGAGCGCGTCGCGCCGCAGGCCGTGGACGTGGCCTCGGGCCTGAACATCGCCGCGTTCAACCTGGGCATCGCCGGCGCGGCGTGGGCCGGGGGACTGATCGTGACGCACCTGGGCCTCATGCACACGCCCTGGATCGGCGCCGTCGTGGTGCTGGGCGCGCTGGCGCTCACCCAGGCCAGCGGCGTGCTCGACGCCCGCGGCGGGGCTGCCGTGCGCGGGGGGCGTCCGGCGGCCGCGGGCCACTGA
- a CDS encoding GAF domain-containing protein gives MFLDYDPDDLDVKISELLVATCDSADPALPSAVPAVLRLLRTRLDMDVAFVSQIADGRRTIQAVDHAPGFDPLPAGTSDPVEETWCQHVIEGRLPERVENAAAYVKAGKAPDPGYSVGTLLSTPVRLPGGGVYGTLCCFSRGVHPEADIGRLRYTADLLASRLEPGSGKPASAR, from the coding sequence ATGTTCCTGGACTACGACCCCGACGACCTGGACGTGAAGATTTCGGAACTGCTGGTCGCCACCTGCGATTCCGCCGACCCCGCTCTTCCCTCGGCCGTGCCCGCGGTGCTGCGCCTGCTGCGCACGCGGCTGGACATGGACGTGGCCTTCGTGTCGCAGATCGCGGACGGGCGCCGCACGATCCAGGCCGTGGACCACGCCCCGGGCTTCGATCCCCTTCCGGCAGGCACGTCCGACCCGGTCGAGGAAACCTGGTGCCAGCACGTCATCGAGGGACGGCTGCCGGAACGCGTGGAGAACGCTGCCGCCTACGTCAAGGCGGGGAAGGCCCCGGATCCGGGGTATTCCGTGGGTACGCTGCTGAGCACGCCGGTGCGCCTGCCGGGGGGCGGGGTCTATGGCACGCTGTGCTGCTTCAGCCGGGGGGTCCACCCGGAGGCCGACATCGGCCGACTGCGGTACACGGCCGATTTGCTGGCATCGCGGCTCGAGCCTGGTTCCGGAAAGCCGGCTTCCGCCCGCTGA
- a CDS encoding DUF2218 domain-containing protein, with amino-acid sequence MITRHGRMATAEASRFLTRLCYHFRRKIPVDYDATRGDARFPWGACVLRADAGQLSFECSADDAEALSRVQHAIDSHVELFSRKSPMRVVWDAPVHADGGTNADTGSNARF; translated from the coding sequence ATGATCACGCGCCACGGCCGCATGGCCACCGCCGAAGCCAGCCGGTTTCTCACCCGGCTGTGCTATCACTTCCGCCGCAAGATCCCGGTCGACTATGACGCGACGCGGGGGGACGCGCGTTTTCCGTGGGGCGCATGCGTGCTGCGGGCGGACGCCGGGCAACTGTCCTTCGAATGCAGCGCGGACGACGCCGAGGCGCTTTCGCGTGTCCAGCATGCCATCGACTCGCACGTGGAGCTGTTCTCGCGCAAGAGCCCGATGCGGGTGGTGTGGGACGCCCCGGTGCATGCGGATGGGGGCACGAACGCGGACACGGGCAGCAACGCTCGCTTCTGA
- a CDS encoding TSUP family transporter, producing MDAFQSLSLPLPPWPLLVVCLGVAVAYVIFGIAGFGTALVAGPVLAQFVPVATIVPLLALLDFAAAGVNVARDGKAADTAELRRIVPAMALGSLAGAALLLLGHPDALLLALGVFAVAYALYTLSGYKAGTAFGAGAAWPFGLVGGVFSALFGSGGFLYAIYLGGRIAEPARFRVTQSTLIGLSTLTRAVLFLLAGVYADRAILVLAAVLAPAMLLGTAVGRRVTLALPRAQFLRIVSAVVLCSGAALIWRYLAR from the coding sequence GTGGATGCCTTCCAGTCCCTGTCCCTGCCGCTGCCACCCTGGCCCCTGCTCGTCGTCTGCCTGGGCGTGGCGGTGGCCTATGTCATCTTCGGCATCGCCGGTTTCGGCACCGCGCTGGTGGCCGGGCCGGTGCTCGCGCAGTTCGTGCCCGTCGCGACCATCGTGCCGTTGCTGGCGCTGCTCGATTTCGCCGCCGCGGGCGTGAATGTCGCGCGCGACGGCAAGGCCGCCGATACGGCCGAGCTCCGGCGGATCGTGCCGGCGATGGCGCTCGGCAGCCTCGCGGGGGCGGCGCTCCTGCTGCTCGGGCACCCGGATGCGCTGCTGCTCGCGCTGGGCGTCTTCGCGGTGGCCTACGCTCTGTACACGCTGAGCGGCTACAAGGCCGGCACGGCGTTCGGCGCGGGCGCGGCCTGGCCGTTCGGCCTCGTGGGCGGCGTGTTCTCGGCCCTGTTCGGCAGTGGCGGCTTCCTCTACGCCATCTACCTCGGCGGCCGCATCGCGGAGCCCGCGCGCTTCCGCGTGACCCAGTCCACGCTCATCGGGTTGTCCACGCTGACGCGCGCCGTGCTGTTCCTGCTCGCGGGCGTCTATGCGGACCGCGCGATCCTCGTGCTGGCGGCGGTGCTGGCGCCGGCCATGCTCCTGGGCACCGCGGTGGGCCGCCGCGTCACCCTCGCGCTACCGCGCGCGCAGTTCCTGCGCATCGTCAGCGCCGTCGTCCTGTGTTCGGGGGCGGCGCTGATCTGGCGGTATCTGGCGCGGTGA
- a CDS encoding helix-turn-helix transcriptional regulator, whose translation MPPSSVPAVQPIAPTPGALAAEPALRAHFQRMRQLRPGLHLHADDARDERDLVAQSEIEEGLRIVLLLEGTVDVSYGPERVRLTGRAGHASAMLVSVAERERFTRRARQGSYARRVSLGLGWDWISQALGEGGDPQEARGQLGEFRRRHLAMQRWQASPRAVAIAEQLVRPPVLEPLLQHLYLESRALELIGEALGTLYRNPAAPPPPAVAPAALRPREHQRLRELHAFLGSGEADQLSLDEIARRAGVNANTLQRQFRSVYGTTVFDYLRDCRLQRARQALERDGLSVGQAAMVAGYTSAANFATAYKRRFGLSPKQARSRVW comes from the coding sequence GTGCCGCCGTCGTCCGTACCCGCCGTCCAGCCCATCGCGCCCACGCCCGGCGCGCTCGCCGCCGAGCCGGCGCTGCGCGCGCATTTCCAGCGCATGCGGCAGCTGCGCCCCGGGCTGCACCTGCACGCCGACGACGCCCGCGACGAGCGCGACCTCGTCGCGCAGTCCGAAATCGAAGAGGGGCTGCGCATCGTGCTGTTGCTGGAGGGCACGGTGGACGTGTCGTACGGCCCCGAGCGCGTGCGGCTCACGGGCCGCGCCGGCCATGCCAGTGCCATGCTCGTATCGGTGGCTGAGCGCGAGCGCTTCACCCGCCGCGCCCGCCAGGGTTCCTACGCGCGCCGCGTGAGCCTGGGCCTGGGCTGGGACTGGATTTCCCAGGCGCTGGGCGAAGGCGGCGATCCGCAGGAAGCCCGCGGCCAGCTGGGCGAATTCCGCCGCCGCCACCTCGCCATGCAGCGGTGGCAGGCCTCGCCGCGCGCCGTGGCGATCGCCGAGCAACTCGTGCGCCCACCGGTGCTCGAACCGCTGCTGCAGCACCTCTACCTGGAAAGCCGTGCCCTCGAACTCATCGGCGAGGCGCTCGGCACGCTCTACCGCAACCCCGCCGCGCCTCCGCCCCCCGCGGTCGCGCCCGCCGCCCTGCGTCCTCGCGAGCACCAGCGGCTGCGGGAACTGCACGCCTTCCTCGGCTCGGGCGAGGCGGACCAGCTCTCCCTCGACGAGATCGCGCGCCGCGCGGGGGTGAACGCCAACACGCTGCAGCGCCAGTTCCGCTCGGTCTATGGCACCACGGTGTTCGACTACCTGCGCGACTGCCGGCTGCAGCGCGCCCGCCAGGCCCTGGAGCGCGACGGCCTCTCCGTCGGCCAGGCGGCCATGGTGGCCGGCTATACCAGCGCGGCCAACTTCGCCACGGCGTACAAGCGCCGTTTCGGCCTCTCGCCCAAGCAGGCCCGCAGCCGCGTCTGGTAA
- a CDS encoding LysR substrate-binding domain-containing protein, with the protein MKTTLEELQAFAAVVDAGSVTAAAAQLDQTASGVSRALARLEKKLDTTLLRRTTRRIALTEEGHAFLTRARAILAALDEAEEHMAARRHQPAGRLRVNAATPFMLHVVAPLVPAFRDAYPQIALELDTDERNIDLLERRTDVAIRIGALRDSTLHARPLGSSRLRVLASPAYVATHGRPKSAAALAQHTLLGFTQPEALNLWPLRGPHGDAWTATPDIAASSGETLRQLALQGAGIACLADFMTARDRERGDLVQLLARETADVRQPISAVYYRNTQLASRIACFLDFLAARLAGPGH; encoded by the coding sequence ATGAAAACCACCCTGGAAGAACTGCAGGCCTTCGCCGCCGTGGTGGACGCCGGCTCCGTCACCGCCGCCGCCGCGCAGCTGGACCAGACGGCATCGGGCGTCAGCCGGGCTCTGGCACGCCTGGAGAAGAAGCTCGACACGACGCTGCTGCGCCGCACCACGCGCCGCATCGCGCTCACGGAAGAAGGCCACGCCTTCCTCACGCGTGCCCGTGCCATCCTCGCGGCCCTGGACGAGGCGGAAGAGCACATGGCCGCGCGCCGGCACCAGCCCGCGGGACGCCTGCGCGTGAACGCCGCCACGCCGTTCATGCTGCACGTGGTGGCACCGCTGGTGCCGGCCTTCCGCGATGCCTACCCGCAGATCGCCCTGGAACTGGACACCGACGAGCGCAACATCGACCTGCTGGAGCGGCGCACGGATGTCGCCATCCGCATCGGCGCCCTGCGCGACTCCACGCTGCACGCGCGCCCGCTGGGCTCCAGCCGCCTGCGCGTGCTCGCCAGCCCTGCCTACGTGGCCACGCACGGCCGGCCGAAGTCGGCAGCGGCCCTGGCGCAGCACACCCTGCTGGGATTCACCCAGCCCGAGGCGCTCAACCTCTGGCCCCTGCGCGGCCCGCATGGCGACGCCTGGACCGCCACGCCGGACATCGCGGCCTCCAGCGGCGAAACCCTGCGCCAGCTGGCGCTGCAGGGCGCCGGCATCGCCTGCCTGGCGGACTTCATGACCGCGCGGGACCGCGAACGCGGCGACCTCGTGCAACTGCTGGCCCGGGAAACGGCCGACGTGCGGCAACCCATCAGCGCGGTGTACTACCGCAACACGCAACTCGCTTCGCGCATCGCCTGCTTCCTCGATTTCCTGGCCGCACGGCTGGCCGGGCCCGGACATTGA
- a CDS encoding alpha/beta hydrolase: MSAGTPSTGRRGLLCAGAGAALALAGCAAGQPSAAARRPETALPPLDGAPAFAMPGTRQIDWAANGHVHRIFVAEPIAPPPAQGYPVIFVLDGNILFPIVAQLVRNRGARSDMAARFPAVVVGLGYATPGVLDTTARAYDYTPPLQGDDAGNADAPLVDPLGRREGGADAFLDLLDGRIRPWIAGRFPLDPRRQTLFGHSYGGLLALHALFTRPALFTRYCAASPSVWWRGGPLTRERDRFVAAARAGTLPPAGIDLLMTAGGREGTPPVPPADPARAAIVRQRQAGGTPQDWARHLEGVTGLRTRFLRFEDEDHGSTMAPAAVRAVALALQEAAA; encoded by the coding sequence ATGAGCGCGGGTACCCCCTCCACCGGGCGCCGCGGCCTGCTGTGCGCGGGCGCCGGCGCGGCGCTCGCCCTCGCGGGCTGCGCCGCCGGGCAGCCCTCCGCCGCCGCCCGCCGGCCGGAAACGGCCCTGCCGCCGCTGGACGGCGCGCCCGCCTTCGCCATGCCGGGCACCCGGCAGATCGACTGGGCCGCGAACGGCCACGTGCACCGCATCTTCGTGGCGGAGCCGATCGCGCCGCCGCCGGCCCAGGGCTACCCCGTCATCTTCGTGCTGGACGGCAACATCCTGTTCCCGATCGTGGCGCAACTGGTGCGCAACCGCGGCGCGCGCAGCGACATGGCCGCGCGTTTCCCGGCGGTGGTCGTGGGACTGGGCTACGCCACGCCCGGCGTGCTGGACACCACGGCCCGCGCCTACGACTACACGCCGCCCCTGCAGGGCGACGATGCCGGGAACGCGGATGCGCCGCTGGTGGATCCGCTCGGGCGCCGCGAGGGCGGTGCCGACGCCTTCCTCGACCTGCTCGACGGGCGCATCCGCCCCTGGATCGCCGGGCGCTTTCCGCTCGACCCGCGGCGGCAGACGCTGTTCGGCCATTCGTACGGCGGCCTGCTGGCGCTGCATGCGCTCTTTACCCGCCCCGCCCTGTTCACGCGCTACTGCGCCGCCAGCCCGTCGGTGTGGTGGCGCGGCGGGCCGCTGACGCGTGAACGCGATCGCTTCGTCGCCGCGGCCCGGGCCGGCACGCTGCCGCCCGCCGGCATCGACCTGCTGATGACGGCAGGTGGCCGCGAGGGCACGCCGCCGGTGCCGCCTGCGGACCCCGCGCGTGCGGCCATCGTGCGCCAGCGCCAGGCCGGGGGAACGCCGCAGGACTGGGCGCGGCACCTGGAGGGCGTGACGGGCCTGCGCACGCGCTTCCTGCGGTTCGAGGACGAGGACCACGGCAGCACCATGGCTCCGGCCGCGGTACGCGCCGTCGCGCTCGCGCTGCAGGAGGCCGCTGCGTGA
- a CDS encoding LysR family transcriptional regulator — translation MLTHRQLRYFVEIVDAGSFSLAAERLFIAQSALSRQVREMEDALQARLLERGTRHLEMTAAGRSLYTDARAILSALEAAAARVAHAQHGTEGTLRLLHSSSVPLAPPLLAVLRAHARDCPGVSVEVSQASSEHQPLDISEGRADVGLARAPILRRHAGVQYVPLYDEPLVAAVPEGHALAQRAGVGFAELRGECFVATPHLERGGLSHRVAELCRDHGFQPRAAVVRSRKWAQLALVQAGFGIAVVPASMGRLAPPGVRTVSLEGPGCTSNVMALWRDDAPAVAMRFAERLRAAPWAGATDETPAGVPS, via the coding sequence ATGCTTACCCACCGGCAGTTGCGCTATTTCGTGGAGATCGTGGATGCTGGCAGCTTCAGCCTGGCGGCCGAGCGGCTCTTCATTGCCCAGTCGGCACTGAGCCGGCAGGTCCGTGAGATGGAGGACGCCCTGCAGGCCCGGCTGCTCGAGCGCGGGACGCGCCACCTCGAGATGACGGCCGCCGGCCGGTCGCTCTACACCGATGCCCGTGCGATCCTGTCCGCGCTGGAAGCGGCTGCTGCGCGGGTCGCCCATGCGCAGCACGGCACCGAAGGCACGTTGCGGCTCCTGCACTCCAGTTCCGTTCCGCTCGCGCCGCCGCTGCTGGCCGTGCTGCGCGCGCATGCGCGCGACTGCCCCGGGGTGTCCGTCGAGGTGTCGCAGGCCTCCTCCGAACACCAGCCGCTCGACATCAGCGAGGGACGCGCCGACGTGGGGCTGGCGCGCGCGCCGATCCTGCGCCGCCATGCCGGCGTGCAGTACGTGCCGCTCTACGATGAGCCGCTGGTGGCCGCGGTGCCCGAGGGGCACGCGCTGGCGCAGCGCGCGGGCGTCGGCTTCGCGGAGTTGCGCGGGGAGTGTTTCGTGGCCACTCCGCACCTGGAGCGCGGCGGCCTCAGCCACCGGGTCGCGGAACTGTGCCGCGACCACGGGTTCCAGCCACGCGCGGCCGTGGTGCGTTCACGCAAATGGGCGCAGCTGGCACTGGTCCAGGCCGGCTTCGGCATCGCCGTCGTGCCCGCATCGATGGGCCGGCTCGCGCCGCCGGGCGTGCGCACGGTCTCCCTGGAAGGGCCCGGCTGCACCAGCAACGTGATGGCCCTCTGGCGCGACGACGCACCGGCCGTGGCGATGCGTTTCGCCGAGCGGCTGCGCGCCGCGCCGTGGGCCGGCGCCACGGACGAGACCCCGGCCGGCGTTCCCAGCTGA
- a CDS encoding ABC transporter ATP-binding protein — MSAATHDRTEEGLVLQQVQVGYPGRTVLSDIAPARAAPGTLTAVVGPNAVGKSTLLRAIAGLQPARGTVRLDGADLARLAPRERLRRVGYLPQTLPQATSLVVHESMLSALRVGRPDLAGARADTAIARVLGDLGLDGLALRRLDELSGGQRQMVGLAQVLVRAPRLLLLDEPTSALDLRWQLTVLQTVRALVDGGQTLALIAVHDLNLALRFCDRILVLGQGRILADGVPADVVTPQLLQQAYGVRARVERCSLGHPVVLADEALAPAGAAASAFRSHDTTSP; from the coding sequence ATGAGTGCGGCGACCCATGACCGCACAGAGGAAGGCCTCGTGCTGCAGCAGGTGCAGGTGGGCTACCCGGGCCGCACCGTGCTCTCGGACATCGCGCCCGCGCGCGCCGCGCCGGGCACGCTCACTGCCGTGGTGGGCCCGAATGCCGTGGGCAAGTCCACCCTGCTGCGCGCGATCGCGGGCCTGCAGCCCGCGCGCGGCACCGTGCGGCTGGACGGCGCCGACCTGGCACGCCTCGCGCCGCGCGAACGGCTGCGCCGCGTGGGCTACCTGCCGCAGACACTGCCGCAGGCCACCTCGCTGGTGGTGCACGAATCGATGCTGAGCGCCCTGCGCGTGGGCCGCCCGGACCTCGCCGGCGCACGGGCCGATACCGCCATCGCCCGCGTGCTGGGCGACCTGGGGCTCGACGGCCTGGCGCTGCGGCGGCTGGACGAGCTCTCCGGCGGGCAGCGCCAGATGGTGGGCCTGGCCCAGGTGCTGGTGCGTGCCCCCCGCCTGCTGCTGCTGGACGAGCCCACCAGCGCGCTCGACCTGCGCTGGCAGCTCACGGTGCTGCAGACCGTGCGCGCGCTGGTGGACGGCGGGCAGACGCTCGCGCTCATCGCCGTGCACGACCTCAACCTGGCCCTGCGCTTCTGCGACCGCATCCTGGTGCTGGGCCAGGGCCGCATCCTGGCGGATGGCGTGCCTGCCGACGTGGTCACGCCGCAGTTGCTCCAGCAGGCCTACGGCGTGCGGGCGCGCGTGGAGCGCTGCTCGCTCGGCCATCCCGTCGTGCTCGCCGACGAAGCGCTGGCCCCGGCCGGCGCCGCCGCGAGCGCCTTCCGTTCCCACGACACTACATCTCCATGA
- a CDS encoding ABC transporter substrate-binding protein gives MRLPFRRSVCRALCGALAAAAGLWALPAAGQARPPASADSIEVTDLAGRTVRLPARVDRVLLGEGRLLPALAVFDREDPTRRLVGMMGEFEKLDAPGYAQWARRFPHLDQVPRVGRTSSGSFSDEQAIALRPQVAILGLAGGHGPSERDRETLARLEAAGVAAVFIDFRHDPLRNTPRSMELLGEVLGRRAEADAFVKVWKAQLAVVTDRLARAKPEAPTVFLENRVGLSEGCCDTMVGLVGMLLDAAGGHNIGKGLIPGEFGTLNPELLIARQPRFYIGTGIGSAATARDMPLRIVLGADATPEAARASLARAVQRRGIAQLKAVQEGRAFAIWHHFYNSPFNVVAVQVFAKWLHPELFADVDPRETFRTLTERFQPFALEGTYWTELAR, from the coding sequence ATGAGACTTCCGTTCCGCCGCTCCGTATGCCGCGCCCTTTGCGGCGCCCTGGCCGCAGCCGCCGGCCTGTGGGCCCTGCCCGCGGCCGGGCAGGCACGGCCACCCGCTTCCGCGGACTCCATCGAGGTGACCGACCTCGCAGGGCGCACGGTCCGCCTGCCGGCCCGCGTGGACCGCGTGCTGCTCGGCGAGGGCCGGCTGCTGCCCGCCCTCGCCGTCTTCGACCGCGAGGACCCGACGCGCCGGCTCGTGGGCATGATGGGCGAATTCGAGAAGCTGGATGCGCCCGGCTATGCGCAGTGGGCACGGCGCTTTCCGCATCTCGATCAGGTGCCGCGCGTGGGGCGCACCAGCAGCGGCAGCTTCAGCGACGAGCAGGCGATCGCGCTGCGGCCCCAGGTGGCGATCCTCGGGCTCGCCGGCGGGCACGGCCCGAGCGAACGCGACCGCGAGACGCTGGCGCGCCTGGAGGCGGCCGGCGTGGCCGCGGTGTTCATCGACTTCCGGCACGACCCGCTGCGCAACACGCCGCGCAGCATGGAGCTGCTGGGCGAGGTGCTGGGCCGGCGCGCCGAAGCCGACGCCTTCGTGAAGGTCTGGAAGGCGCAGCTGGCCGTGGTGACGGACCGGCTGGCGCGCGCGAAACCGGAGGCGCCCACGGTCTTCCTGGAAAACCGCGTGGGCCTGTCCGAGGGCTGCTGCGACACGATGGTGGGCCTCGTGGGCATGCTGCTGGACGCCGCGGGCGGGCACAACATCGGCAAGGGACTGATCCCCGGGGAGTTCGGCACGCTGAACCCGGAGCTGCTGATCGCCCGGCAGCCGCGCTTCTACATCGGCACCGGCATCGGCTCTGCCGCCACGGCGCGGGACATGCCGCTGCGCATCGTGCTGGGGGCCGACGCCACGCCCGAGGCGGCGCGCGCCTCGCTCGCGCGCGCGGTGCAGCGCCGCGGCATCGCCCAGCTGAAAGCCGTGCAGGAGGGACGTGCCTTCGCCATCTGGCACCACTTCTACAACTCGCCCTTCAACGTGGTCGCGGTACAGGTGTTCGCCAAATGGCTGCACCCCGAGCTGTTCGCAGACGTCGATCCGCGCGAGACCTTCCGCACGCTGACCGAACGCTTCCAGCCGTTCGCGCTGGAAGGCACCTACTGGACGGAACTCGCCCGATGA